The Clostridium septicum genome contains a region encoding:
- a CDS encoding DUF871 domain-containing protein: protein MRKLGISIYPEKTSEKEIYDYIDKASKYGFSRIFSCLLSVNDTKENIIKKFKGINEYAKTKGFEIIVDVSPRVFDELGVSYKDLTFFKEIGADGLRLDAGYTGSEESLMTYNDEGLKIEINMSNNTNYIDTIMDYKPNKENLIACHNFYPHRYSGLNFNHFIKCTERFKKYGLRTAAFVTSQNEETFGPWPVTDGLPTLEIHRNLPIDVQAKHLIALGNIDDIIISNCYPTEAELKSLASIRRDMVTFDIILNEKTPEVEKKILFEEKHFNRGDFSDNLIRSTQSRVKYKGHKFELFNAPEIIKKGDVVIESSEYGHYAGELQIALKDMVNSGKSNVVAHIKEDELFILDFIEPWQKFNFKLYE from the coding sequence ATGAGGAAACTAGGAATATCAATTTATCCAGAAAAAACTAGTGAAAAAGAAATATATGATTATATAGATAAAGCAAGCAAATATGGGTTTAGTAGAATTTTCTCATGTTTACTTTCAGTTAATGATACAAAAGAAAATATAATTAAAAAATTTAAAGGAATAAATGAATATGCAAAAACAAAGGGATTTGAAATAATTGTAGATGTAAGTCCAAGAGTTTTTGATGAATTAGGTGTTAGTTATAAGGATTTAACTTTTTTTAAAGAGATTGGTGCAGATGGGCTAAGGTTAGATGCAGGATATACAGGTTCAGAAGAGTCTTTAATGACTTATAATGATGAAGGTTTAAAAATAGAAATTAATATGAGTAATAACACAAACTATATAGATACAATAATGGATTATAAGCCAAATAAGGAAAATTTAATAGCGTGTCATAATTTTTATCCACATAGATATAGTGGATTAAATTTTAATCATTTTATTAAATGTACAGAAAGATTTAAAAAATATGGCTTACGTACAGCTGCATTTGTAACAAGTCAAAATGAAGAAACATTTGGACCTTGGCCAGTAACGGATGGATTACCGACTTTAGAAATTCATAGAAATTTACCAATAGATGTTCAGGCTAAACATTTGATAGCATTAGGAAACATAGATGATATTATAATATCAAATTGTTATCCAACAGAGGCTGAATTAAAAAGTTTAGCATCTATAAGAAGAGATATGGTAACATTTGATATAATTTTAAATGAAAAGACTCCAGAAGTAGAGAAAAAAATTTTATTTGAAGAAAAACACTTTAATAGAGGAGATTTCTCAGATAATCTAATTAGATCAACACAAAGCAGAGTAAAATATAAGGGTCATAAATTTGAATTATTTAATGCTCCTGAAATAATTAAAAAGGGTGATGTAGTTATTGAAAGTAGTGAATATGGTCATTATGCAGGAGAATTACAAATAGCTTTAAAAGATATGGTTAATAGTGGTAAGTCTAATGTGGTTGCCCATATAAAAGAAGATGAATTATTTATTTTAGATTTTATTGAACCATGGCAAAAGTTTAATTTTAAGCTATATGAATAG
- a CDS encoding PTS lactose/cellobiose transporter subunit IIA: MKENMEMIIFEIINHGGTAKGLAYEALMAAEKGEFDKAEELLKEADVSLAEAHKVQTDIIQAEARGEKTEVSVLFVHAQDHLMTAIEAKTLIEHIIKLHKKIASM, translated from the coding sequence ATGAAAGAAAATATGGAAATGATAATATTTGAAATAATAAATCATGGAGGAACAGCAAAGGGATTAGCTTATGAAGCTTTAATGGCAGCCGAAAAGGGAGAATTTGATAAAGCGGAAGAGTTATTAAAGGAAGCAGATGTTTCATTAGCAGAAGCACATAAGGTACAAACTGATATAATACAAGCAGAAGCAAGAGGAGAAAAAACAGAGGTTTCAGTATTATTTGTACATGCACAAGACCATTTAATGACAGCAATAGAAGCTAAAACTTTAATTGAGCATATAATTAAATTACACAAAAAAATAGCTAGTATGTAA
- a CDS encoding PTS sugar transporter subunit IIB, producing the protein MKVLFVCSQGMSSAIAVNALKKEAEKNGIDMEVLAVSTQEFEEEVKNGYDVAMVAPQVRHRFDYLKEFAENANVPCALIQPQAYSPLGGPKLLKQVKELAGM; encoded by the coding sequence ATGAAAGTATTATTTGTATGCTCACAAGGAATGTCAAGTGCAATAGCTGTAAATGCTTTAAAAAAAGAAGCAGAAAAAAACGGAATAGACATGGAAGTATTAGCAGTAAGTACTCAAGAGTTTGAAGAAGAAGTTAAAAATGGATATGATGTTGCAATGGTAGCACCTCAAGTTAGACATCGATTTGATTATTTAAAAGAATTCGCAGAAAATGCAAATGTACCATGCGCATTAATTCAACCACAAGCATATAGTCCATTAGGTGGACCAAAATTACTTAAACAAGTTAAAGAACTAGCTGGAATGTAA
- the anmK gene encoding anhydro-N-acetylmuramic acid kinase AnmK — protein sequence MYSVGLMSGTSLDGVDAALVEIIDYGIDTKIKLMEFITLDIPRDIKEEIKLSCHEEKSSVDLICSLNFKLGYLFSNAVKEVCKKAKFSLENLDFIATHGQTIYHIPKKRGSLIPSTMQIGEPAIIAYETGVKVISNFRVMDMAAGGEGAPLVPFSEFVLYGSREESIALQNIGGIGNVTVIPNTGNINDVFAFDTGPGNMIIDDVCQRLFGASYDEDGKFASKGMVNNTMLIDLMSHPYILSKPPKSTGREEFGQKYVDEILEKYKMLKSEDILATVTMFTAKSISENYKKFILSKVNLKKIVIGGGGAHNKTLLKYIKEELPNIKIVTQDELGFSSDAKEAIAFVILGNETLNESFSNVPSATGATNKVILGNITPSPIRR from the coding sequence ATGTATAGTGTAGGATTAATGTCTGGAACTTCATTAGATGGAGTAGATGCAGCTTTAGTTGAAATAATAGATTATGGAATAGATACAAAAATAAAATTAATGGAATTTATTACACTTGATATTCCAAGAGATATTAAAGAAGAAATAAAATTATCATGTCACGAAGAAAAATCTAGTGTTGATTTAATATGTAGTTTAAATTTCAAGTTAGGATATTTATTTAGTAATGCAGTTAAGGAAGTATGTAAGAAGGCTAAATTTTCTTTAGAAAACTTAGATTTTATAGCGACTCATGGACAAACTATATATCATATACCCAAAAAAAGAGGAAGTTTAATTCCTTCAACAATGCAAATAGGAGAGCCAGCAATAATAGCTTATGAAACAGGGGTTAAGGTAATTTCTAATTTTAGAGTTATGGATATGGCAGCAGGAGGAGAAGGAGCTCCTTTAGTTCCTTTTAGTGAGTTTGTTTTATATGGAAGTAGAGAAGAAAGCATAGCACTTCAAAATATAGGTGGTATAGGCAATGTAACCGTTATCCCTAACACAGGTAACATTAATGATGTATTTGCATTTGATACAGGTCCTGGAAATATGATTATAGATGATGTATGCCAAAGATTATTTGGGGCAAGCTATGATGAGGATGGGAAATTCGCTTCAAAGGGAATGGTGAATAACACTATGTTAATAGATTTAATGAGTCATCCATATATTTTATCTAAACCTCCCAAAAGTACAGGCAGAGAGGAATTCGGGCAAAAATACGTTGATGAGATTTTAGAAAAATATAAAATGTTAAAATCAGAAGATATTTTAGCTACAGTAACTATGTTTACAGCAAAATCAATAAGCGAAAATTATAAAAAGTTTATATTATCAAAAGTTAATTTAAAAAAAATAGTTATAGGAGGTGGAGGAGCTCATAATAAAACACTTTTAAAATATATAAAGGAAGAATTACCTAATATTAAAATAGTAACACAGGATGAACTGGGTTTTTCCTCAGACGCCAAGGAAGCTATAGCCTTTGTTATCTTAGGTAATGAAACATTAAATGAAAGTTTTTCTAATGTACCATCAGCAACTGGAGCTACAAATAAAGTTATATTAGGAAATATTACACCTAGTCCAATTAGGAGGTAA
- a CDS encoding PTS sugar transporter subunit IIC, protein MEKFANFLDTKLSTPMAKLAEQRHLRAVRDGIIATLPLIIVGSLFIIIGIPPLPQDWALTQFLKSNAGTIMLPYRMTMYIMTLYATWGIGYSLAKSYKLDGVTGGILAAISFLLTIVPQSVEGAGWMMPMANLGGGGMFVGILTAIFAVEVLRFTTVKNFRIKMPEQVPASVARSFEALTPTAIVVIVMASISYYASFDWHGFIGKIISPLLSATDTLPSVWILIILVTFFWSFGIHGVSIVGSIARPLWLQLLDQNTAAAASGETILPAIAAEPFFQWFIWVGGSGATIGLVICLALFAKSAYGKQLGRAALIPGIFNINEPIIFGAPIVLNPTLIIPFIITPLVTGTLAWFAMSMNLVSRVVVTAPWTLPGPVGAFLATGGDWRASVLNILCIVIAVVIYYPFVKMYDKKLKIEETAEA, encoded by the coding sequence ATGGAAAAATTCGCTAACTTCCTTGATACGAAGTTATCTACTCCAATGGCAAAACTAGCAGAGCAACGTCATTTACGTGCTGTGCGTGATGGAATTATTGCAACATTACCTTTAATTATTGTAGGATCTCTATTTATAATAATAGGAATACCACCACTACCACAAGATTGGGCTTTAACTCAGTTTTTAAAATCTAATGCAGGAACAATAATGCTACCATATCGTATGACAATGTATATAATGACTTTATATGCAACTTGGGGAATTGGGTATAGTTTAGCTAAATCATATAAATTAGATGGAGTTACAGGAGGTATCCTTGCAGCTATATCTTTCTTATTAACAATAGTACCTCAAAGTGTTGAAGGAGCAGGTTGGATGATGCCAATGGCTAACCTTGGCGGAGGAGGTATGTTTGTTGGTATATTAACAGCAATCTTTGCCGTAGAAGTACTAAGGTTTACAACTGTTAAGAATTTTAGAATTAAAATGCCAGAACAAGTTCCAGCTTCAGTTGCAAGATCATTTGAAGCATTAACACCAACAGCAATAGTAGTTATCGTTATGGCATCAATTTCTTACTATGCAAGTTTTGATTGGCATGGATTTATAGGTAAAATAATATCACCATTATTATCAGCTACAGATACATTACCAAGTGTTTGGATATTAATAATATTAGTTACTTTCTTCTGGTCATTTGGTATTCATGGTGTATCAATAGTTGGATCAATAGCAAGACCATTATGGTTACAATTATTAGATCAAAATACAGCAGCTGCAGCATCAGGAGAAACTATATTACCAGCAATAGCAGCAGAACCTTTCTTCCAATGGTTTATATGGGTTGGTGGATCAGGTGCTACTATAGGACTAGTTATATGTTTAGCTTTATTTGCTAAATCAGCTTATGGTAAGCAATTAGGAAGAGCAGCTTTAATTCCAGGAATATTTAATATAAATGAACCAATTATATTTGGTGCTCCAATAGTATTAAATCCAACATTAATAATACCATTTATAATTACTCCATTAGTAACAGGAACTTTAGCTTGGTTTGCAATGAGTATGAACTTGGTATCAAGGGTTGTAGTTACTGCACCTTGGACATTGCCTGGACCAGTAGGAGCATTCCTTGCAACAGGTGGAGATTGGAGAGCATCAGTATTAAACATATTATGCATAGTAATAGCAGTAGTTATATACTATCCATTTGTTAAGATGTATGATAAAAAATTAAAAATAGAAGAAACTGCAGAAGCTTAA
- a CDS encoding tetratricopeptide repeat protein, which produces MRYRLDYGFLKLEFRELYTKIQEIEEEEDLEKSYKKIISLLQDILTIICVKNSLFYHRDAYISDSIKVLANDEIIPYEVMCTLSNFIDDISYLKDINSKLKKSSQNISLEDKFPTLYEVLVWLVINCGEEDYSLFYDKLNEGEKAVFNKYLYKKIFSKEEEIEDEIIYSMDSDEFDLNLDIDLDDVELEETFQEELSEEDEPGSAYLLEGEIHYLGKGVEKNYFKAREFFEKSAEEGNEDAQAYLALFYEKGLGGARDVDRAIYWYKKSALKGNSFSQYSLGYIYFSGENVEKNLEYAFQWYKTAAENGFAPAQYALSYLYKNGEGCGKNIFKAYYWLEESAENDFEDSYYVLGQSYLEGSYVETDYKKAFFYLSKGANKGDKNCIESLGDMYYWGFEVDEDKEKAFKLYNKSIEKGNTNLYYKLGKMIEDEGNREKAMEYFLKGHDSGDLRATQKLGIVYYNGDGVKKDIDKALEYMKIAASTGEHHALYVLGVANLEKDRLLGIDYLKNAYKNGSALAAEALASEYLVDVFNEKEINEKELLEYIDIAMENDIGEAFYYYGLIYNNGIGVKKSNEEAFKYFKIAAERGCEKAMIKLGNWYKHGIYVNASAKDAIKWYKRAAEEYNTEAILNIIEIYEKGIGIKRDFDKAFKAAKLLREANVVEGNLKLAYYYMVGIGTEIDLEKTTIYIQDTMELDERKTLNFLGEIAERHMLGFSDEDAIEFYLRSVQLGYVKAYANLEYILYKGNKDINIYSEYFEAIKNKRNNIEQGKSIYVKGKKLVEKGKFRLDNNLIEIGIREIEKSIALGFYPGIIDILSYYESLEKTSDNLIHLYKTKQKLIYYNLI; this is translated from the coding sequence ATGAGATATAGATTAGACTATGGCTTTTTAAAACTAGAATTCAGAGAGTTATATACAAAAATTCAAGAAATTGAAGAGGAAGAGGATCTAGAAAAATCATATAAAAAGATAATAAGCTTATTACAAGACATTTTAACTATAATCTGTGTAAAAAATAGTTTGTTTTATCATAGAGATGCTTATATTTCAGATAGCATTAAAGTTCTTGCAAATGATGAGATAATTCCTTATGAGGTTATGTGTACTTTATCAAATTTTATTGATGATATTAGCTACCTTAAAGATATAAATTCAAAGTTGAAAAAATCATCTCAGAATATAAGTTTAGAGGATAAATTCCCTACTTTATATGAAGTATTAGTTTGGTTAGTTATAAATTGTGGAGAAGAAGATTATTCTCTCTTTTATGATAAATTAAATGAAGGAGAGAAAGCAGTTTTTAATAAGTATTTATATAAGAAGATTTTTAGTAAAGAGGAAGAAATAGAAGATGAAATTATATATAGTATGGACAGTGATGAATTTGACCTTAATTTAGATATTGATCTTGATGATGTAGAGTTAGAGGAAACATTTCAAGAAGAATTATCTGAAGAAGATGAGCCAGGAAGTGCTTATTTACTAGAAGGTGAGATTCATTATTTAGGTAAAGGTGTAGAAAAGAATTATTTTAAAGCAAGGGAATTTTTTGAAAAATCTGCTGAAGAGGGAAATGAAGATGCACAAGCTTATTTAGCTTTATTTTATGAAAAAGGATTAGGTGGAGCAAGAGATGTAGATAGAGCAATATATTGGTATAAAAAATCTGCTTTAAAAGGAAATTCCTTTTCTCAATATTCTTTAGGGTATATATATTTTTCAGGTGAAAATGTAGAGAAAAATTTAGAGTATGCATTTCAATGGTATAAAACTGCTGCTGAGAATGGATTTGCACCAGCTCAATATGCTTTATCTTATTTATATAAAAATGGTGAAGGTTGTGGAAAAAATATTTTCAAGGCATATTACTGGTTAGAAGAATCAGCAGAAAATGACTTTGAGGATTCTTATTATGTTTTAGGTCAATCTTATTTAGAAGGAAGTTATGTTGAAACTGATTATAAAAAGGCATTCTTTTATTTATCTAAGGGAGCTAATAAAGGAGATAAAAACTGTATTGAAAGTTTAGGGGATATGTATTACTGGGGTTTTGAAGTAGATGAAGATAAAGAAAAAGCTTTTAAATTATATAATAAAAGTATAGAAAAAGGAAATACAAATCTTTATTATAAGCTTGGAAAAATGATTGAGGATGAAGGTAATAGAGAAAAAGCTATGGAGTATTTCTTAAAGGGACATGACAGTGGTGATCTAAGAGCTACTCAAAAATTAGGTATAGTTTACTATAATGGTGATGGAGTAAAAAAAGATATAGATAAAGCTTTAGAATATATGAAAATTGCAGCTAGTACAGGAGAACATCATGCCCTTTATGTACTTGGAGTTGCAAATTTAGAAAAAGATAGGTTATTAGGGATTGATTATTTAAAAAATGCATATAAAAATGGTTCAGCACTTGCAGCAGAAGCTTTAGCTAGTGAATATTTAGTAGATGTATTTAATGAAAAGGAGATCAATGAAAAGGAACTTTTAGAATATATAGATATAGCTATGGAGAATGATATAGGGGAAGCTTTTTATTATTATGGATTAATCTACAATAATGGTATAGGAGTTAAAAAAAGTAATGAAGAGGCTTTTAAATATTTTAAGATAGCTGCTGAAAGAGGCTGTGAAAAGGCTATGATAAAACTCGGAAATTGGTATAAGCATGGGATATATGTTAATGCCAGTGCTAAAGATGCTATTAAGTGGTATAAGAGGGCTGCAGAGGAATATAATACTGAAGCTATTTTAAATATAATAGAAATATATGAAAAAGGTATTGGAATAAAGAGAGATTTTGATAAAGCTTTTAAAGCTGCAAAGCTTCTTAGAGAAGCAAATGTTGTAGAAGGTAATTTAAAACTTGCTTATTATTATATGGTTGGAATAGGGACAGAAATTGATTTAGAGAAAACAACTATTTATATACAAGATACTATGGAGTTAGATGAAAGAAAAACTTTAAATTTTTTAGGAGAAATAGCAGAAAGACACATGTTAGGATTCTCAGATGAAGATGCAATAGAGTTCTATTTGAGATCAGTTCAGTTAGGTTACGTAAAAGCTTATGCTAATTTAGAGTATATTTTGTATAAGGGTAATAAAGATATAAATATATATTCAGAGTACTTTGAAGCTATAAAGAATAAGAGAAATAATATAGAGCAAGGCAAAAGCATATATGTAAAAGGAAAAAAGCTTGTGGAAAAGGGTAAATTTAGATTGGATAATAATCTTATAGAAATAGGAATAAGAGAAATTGAAAAAAGCATAGCATTAGGATTTTATCCAGGTATAATAGATATTTTAAGTTATTATGAATCTCTAGAGAAAACATCTGATAATTTAATACACCTATATAAAACTAAGCAAAAATTAATATATTATAATTTAATTTAA
- the murQ gene encoding N-acetylmuramic acid 6-phosphate etherase — MKINLTRLDTEKINDNSKNIDKLSTIDMLKVINEEDKKVAIAVEKVLPNIALIVDETYKRIKNGGRLIYIGAGTSGRLGVLDASECPPTYGVDFELVQGIMAGGQSAIFKAKEGAEDSKELAVDDLKDINLNENDIVIGLAASGRTPYVIGGLEYANEIGAGTGSICCVQNAEISKVAKLPVEVIVGAEVVTGSTRMKSGTAQKLILNMISTGTMIKLGKVYGNLMIDVRPTNEKLVERSKNIIINCTGVSREIATEIFEKSGRDVRVAIFMALTNLNREESIKLLEENENNISKALEKIN, encoded by the coding sequence ATGAAAATCAATTTAACTAGATTAGATACTGAAAAAATTAATGATAATAGCAAAAATATAGATAAGCTTAGTACAATAGACATGCTGAAAGTTATAAATGAAGAAGATAAGAAGGTAGCTATAGCAGTAGAAAAAGTATTACCTAATATTGCTTTAATTGTAGATGAAACTTATAAGAGAATAAAAAATGGAGGAAGGCTAATTTATATAGGTGCAGGAACTTCAGGAAGACTCGGAGTTTTAGATGCATCTGAATGTCCACCTACTTACGGGGTAGATTTTGAATTAGTTCAAGGAATAATGGCTGGGGGACAAAGTGCTATATTTAAAGCAAAAGAAGGGGCGGAAGATTCAAAGGAACTTGCTGTTGATGATTTAAAAGATATAAATTTAAATGAAAATGATATTGTAATAGGACTAGCTGCTTCAGGTAGAACTCCTTATGTTATAGGTGGCTTGGAATATGCAAATGAAATTGGAGCAGGGACAGGATCTATATGTTGCGTACAAAATGCAGAAATATCAAAGGTTGCTAAATTACCAGTAGAGGTTATTGTAGGAGCTGAAGTTGTAACAGGATCTACCAGAATGAAATCAGGAACAGCACAAAAATTAATATTAAATATGATATCAACTGGAACAATGATAAAACTTGGGAAAGTTTATGGAAATCTTATGATAGATGTAAGACCTACAAATGAAAAATTAGTTGAAAGAAGTAAAAATATAATTATTAATTGTACAGGAGTTAGTAGAGAAATTGCTACAGAAATTTTTGAAAAAAGTGGTAGGGATGTTAGAGTGGCAATATTTATGGCTTTAACAAATTTAAATAGAGAAGAAAGTATAAAATTACTAGAAGAGAATGAAAATAATATATCTAAAGCACTAGAAAAGATAAATTAA
- a CDS encoding N-acetylglucosamine kinase gives MYFLGIDGGGTKTSFTLINEKGNVIHKTTMGTCHYNQIGFEKLEILLKEGLEKVLKVANISKGDIAQSFIGLAGYGRVEEVRIKIEEVVKKAFEGVNYILGNDVQVAIAGALKGQDGINIVSGTGSIALALKDKELIRVGGFGPAIGDEGSAYWIGKKALQLFSKEVDGRAKKGCLYNIFIKELSLKDDYEIISYVNDRIKCDRGEIAKLSKLCSLAALEGDEEASLIFKEAGKELAEMVKVLLKNYGDEKVLVSYTGGVFKSGKLILEPIRENLMKYNVKLIDPILSPDLGACLLAYMDLGYEVSNELIENMNK, from the coding sequence ATGTATTTTTTAGGTATAGATGGAGGAGGAACAAAAACCTCTTTTACTTTAATTAATGAAAAAGGTAATGTTATACATAAGACTACAATGGGAACTTGCCACTATAACCAAATAGGTTTTGAAAAATTAGAAATTCTTTTAAAAGAAGGGTTAGAGAAAGTTCTAAAAGTAGCTAACATATCTAAAGGTGATATAGCTCAAAGTTTTATAGGATTAGCAGGTTATGGAAGGGTAGAAGAAGTTCGTATAAAAATAGAGGAAGTAGTTAAAAAAGCTTTTGAAGGTGTAAATTATATTTTAGGAAATGATGTACAAGTAGCAATTGCAGGGGCACTTAAAGGACAAGATGGAATAAATATAGTATCAGGAACAGGATCAATAGCATTAGCATTAAAAGATAAAGAGTTAATAAGAGTAGGTGGCTTTGGACCAGCTATTGGAGATGAAGGTTCAGCTTATTGGATAGGAAAAAAAGCATTACAATTATTTAGTAAAGAAGTCGATGGAAGAGCTAAAAAAGGATGTTTGTACAATATATTTATAAAAGAGCTTTCTTTAAAAGATGATTATGAAATAATTTCATATGTAAATGATAGAATTAAATGTGATAGAGGAGAAATAGCAAAGCTTTCCAAACTTTGTTCTCTAGCTGCTTTAGAAGGAGATGAAGAAGCCAGTTTAATATTTAAAGAAGCTGGAAAAGAGCTTGCTGAAATGGTTAAGGTTTTACTAAAAAACTATGGAGATGAAAAAGTTCTTGTATCATATACAGGAGGAGTATTTAAATCTGGAAAACTTATTTTAGAACCAATAAGAGAAAATTTAATGAAATATAATGTTAAATTAATAGATCCTATTTTGTCACCTGATTTGGGAGCATGTCTATTAGCGTATATGGACCTTGGTTATGAAGTTAGTAATGAGTTAATAGAAAATATGAATAAATAA